From a single Mycolicibacterium moriokaense genomic region:
- a CDS encoding valine--tRNA ligase encodes MTDTPRPGLDALPKSWDPGAVETDLYEGWVNAGYFKADAASSKPAYSIVLPPPNVTGSLHMGHALDHTLMDALTRRKRMQGYEVLWLPGMDHAGIATQSVVEKQLAVDGKTKEDFGRELFVDKVWDWKRESGGTIGWQMRALGDGVDWSRDRFTMDEGLSRAVRTIFKRLFDAGLIYRAERLVNWSPVLETAVSDLEVKYEDVEGELVSFRYGSLRDDEPHIVVATTRVETMLGDTAIAVHPDDERYRHLVGKTLPHPFVDREMVIVADSHVDPEFGTGAVKVTPAHDPNDFEIGMRHQLPMPTIMDTKGRIADTGTEFDGLDRFEARVKVREALAQQGRIVEEKRPYLHSVGHSERSGEPIEPRLSLQWWVKVESLAKAAGDAVREHRTVIHPPSLEPRWFAWVDNMHDWCISRQLWWGHRIPIWHSPDGDMVCVGPDETPPEGWEQDPDVLDTWFSSALWPFSTMGWPDYTPDLEKFYPTSVLVTGYDILFFWVARMMMFGTFVADDPAITCDGRRGPQVPFENVFLHGLIRDEFGRKMSKSRGNGIDPLDWVQKFGADALRFTLARGASPGGDLSIGEDHARASRNFATKVFNATRFALMNGAAPAPLPETSSLTDADRWILGRLEEVRAEVDSALDSYEFSRACESLYHFAWDEFCDWYVELAKVQLADGVEHTTAVLAAVLDTLLKLLHPVMPFVTEVLWKTLTGGESLVIADWPQPSGFAVDQVATQRITDMQKLITEVRRFRSDQGLNDRQRVPARLSDVAKADLEAQLPAVSALAWLTDADDGFNASAAVEVRLSQATVVVELDTSGTVDVAAERRRLEKDLAAAQKELAGTEAKLGNDKFLAKAPAEVVDKIRQRQQVAREEVDRITARLAGLNG; translated from the coding sequence GTGACCGACACCCCCCGCCCCGGCCTCGACGCCCTGCCCAAATCCTGGGATCCAGGCGCGGTCGAAACCGACCTCTATGAGGGCTGGGTCAATGCCGGCTACTTCAAGGCCGACGCCGCGAGCAGCAAGCCCGCGTATTCGATCGTCCTGCCGCCGCCGAACGTCACCGGCAGCCTGCACATGGGCCACGCGCTCGATCACACGCTGATGGACGCGCTGACTCGGCGCAAACGCATGCAGGGCTACGAGGTGTTGTGGCTGCCGGGCATGGACCATGCGGGTATCGCCACCCAGAGCGTCGTCGAGAAGCAGCTGGCCGTCGACGGCAAGACCAAGGAAGACTTCGGTCGCGAGCTGTTCGTCGACAAGGTGTGGGACTGGAAGCGCGAGTCCGGCGGCACCATCGGCTGGCAGATGCGGGCCCTCGGCGACGGTGTCGACTGGAGCCGCGACCGCTTCACCATGGACGAGGGCCTGTCCCGGGCCGTCCGCACCATCTTCAAGAGGTTGTTCGACGCCGGGTTGATCTATCGGGCCGAGCGGCTGGTGAACTGGTCGCCCGTGCTGGAGACGGCGGTCTCCGACCTCGAGGTCAAGTACGAGGACGTCGAGGGTGAGCTGGTGTCGTTCCGCTACGGTTCGCTGCGCGACGACGAACCGCACATCGTCGTCGCCACCACCCGAGTCGAGACGATGCTCGGTGATACCGCGATCGCGGTGCATCCCGACGACGAGCGCTACCGCCACCTGGTCGGCAAGACCCTGCCGCACCCGTTCGTCGACCGGGAGATGGTGATCGTCGCCGACTCGCACGTCGACCCCGAGTTCGGCACGGGCGCAGTCAAAGTCACCCCCGCGCACGACCCCAACGACTTCGAGATCGGCATGCGGCATCAGCTGCCGATGCCGACGATCATGGACACCAAAGGCCGGATCGCCGATACCGGAACGGAATTCGACGGCCTGGACCGCTTCGAGGCACGCGTCAAGGTGCGCGAGGCGCTGGCCCAGCAGGGCCGCATTGTCGAGGAGAAGCGCCCATACCTGCACAGCGTCGGCCACTCAGAGCGCAGCGGGGAGCCGATCGAGCCACGGCTGTCGCTGCAGTGGTGGGTCAAGGTCGAGTCCCTCGCGAAGGCCGCCGGGGATGCAGTGCGCGAGCACCGCACGGTGATTCACCCGCCGAGCCTGGAGCCGCGCTGGTTCGCCTGGGTCGACAACATGCACGACTGGTGCATCTCGCGTCAGCTGTGGTGGGGCCACCGGATCCCGATCTGGCACAGTCCCGACGGCGACATGGTGTGCGTCGGGCCCGACGAGACCCCGCCGGAGGGCTGGGAGCAGGACCCCGACGTGCTGGACACGTGGTTCTCGTCGGCGTTGTGGCCGTTCTCCACGATGGGGTGGCCCGACTACACGCCCGATCTCGAAAAGTTCTATCCCACTTCGGTTCTGGTGACCGGCTACGACATCCTGTTCTTCTGGGTGGCCCGGATGATGATGTTCGGCACCTTCGTCGCCGACGATCCCGCGATCACCTGCGACGGCAGGCGCGGCCCGCAGGTGCCGTTCGAGAACGTCTTCCTGCACGGGCTGATCCGCGACGAGTTCGGCCGCAAGATGAGCAAGTCCCGCGGAAACGGCATCGACCCGCTCGACTGGGTCCAGAAGTTCGGCGCCGACGCGTTGCGGTTCACGCTCGCGCGCGGCGCGAGCCCCGGTGGCGACCTGTCCATCGGTGAAGACCACGCCCGCGCGTCGCGCAACTTCGCCACCAAGGTGTTCAACGCGACCCGCTTCGCGTTGATGAACGGCGCCGCTCCCGCTCCGTTGCCCGAGACCAGTTCGCTGACCGACGCCGACCGGTGGATCCTGGGCCGGCTGGAAGAGGTTCGCGCCGAAGTGGATTCGGCGCTGGACAGCTACGAGTTCAGCCGCGCGTGCGAATCGCTCTACCACTTCGCGTGGGACGAGTTCTGCGACTGGTACGTCGAGCTGGCCAAGGTTCAGCTCGCGGACGGTGTCGAACACACAACCGCTGTACTGGCCGCGGTGCTCGACACTCTGCTGAAGCTGTTGCATCCCGTGATGCCGTTCGTCACCGAGGTGTTGTGGAAGACGCTGACCGGCGGTGAGTCGCTGGTGATCGCCGACTGGCCGCAGCCCTCCGGGTTCGCGGTGGATCAGGTTGCGACGCAGCGGATCACCGACATGCAGAAGTTGATCACCGAGGTGCGCCGGTTCCGCAGCGACCAGGGACTCAACGACCGCCAGCGGGTGCCCGCACGCCTGTCTGACGTGGCCAAGGCGGATCTCGAGGCGCAGCTGCCCGCCGTCAGCGCCCTGGCGTGGTTGACCGATGCCGACGACGGCTTCAACGCGTCGGCGGCGGTCGAGGTCAGGTTGTCGCAGGCGACCGTCGTCGTGGAACTCGACACGTCGGGCACCGTCGACGTGGCGGCCGAGCGTCGCCGCCTCGAGAAGGATCTCGCCGCTGCGCAGAAGGAGCTCGCGGGCACCGAGGCCAAGCTCGGTAACGACAAGTTCCTCGCCAAGGCGCCCGCCGAGGTCGTCGACAAGATCCGTCAGCGCCAGCAGGTGGCGCGCGAGGAAGTGGACCGAATCACGGCACGCCTCGCCGGGCTCAACGGATGA
- a CDS encoding VOC family protein: MTITLGPLLVEAADPAVMESFWTGALGASAHLLKFRSEERPKTVKNRVHLDLYVRDIAPLVDLGARVLAEFPDWVTLADVEGNEFCAFHDPQPDAGPPGRAFAVCTDSDRPEELAAWWAEVVGAEVRAGPDGTPRWLYGASGWESLIWKFVRTDDERVAPNRWQWTLRSSPGVRVDPQGNEFSVWSPGCPSG; the protein is encoded by the coding sequence ATGACGATCACCCTCGGCCCGCTGCTCGTGGAGGCCGCTGATCCGGCGGTTATGGAGTCGTTCTGGACAGGTGCGCTAGGCGCATCCGCCCACCTGTTGAAGTTCCGCTCCGAAGAGCGACCGAAAACCGTGAAGAATCGGGTGCACCTCGACCTCTATGTCCGCGACATCGCACCGTTGGTGGATCTGGGTGCCAGGGTGCTGGCCGAATTCCCCGACTGGGTCACGCTCGCCGATGTCGAGGGCAACGAGTTCTGCGCGTTCCACGATCCGCAGCCCGATGCTGGGCCGCCGGGGCGAGCCTTCGCGGTGTGTACCGACAGTGACCGGCCGGAGGAACTCGCCGCGTGGTGGGCCGAGGTGGTGGGCGCAGAGGTTCGAGCCGGACCGGACGGCACTCCCCGCTGGCTTTACGGCGCCTCCGGCTGGGAGTCCCTCATCTGGAAGTTCGTCCGCACCGACGATGAGCGTGTGGCGCCCAACCGCTGGCAGTGGACGCTGCGCTCATCTCCAGGTGTGCGGGTCGATCCGCAGGGCAACGAATTCAGCGTGTGGTCGCCAGGGTGCCCATCGGGTTGA
- a CDS encoding DUF937 domain-containing protein, which yields MAGLDDLYAQIPVSEIAKKVGADEGEVNNAIRTLVPALVGGLAENVQANQIDSSDLESAVAQQGASGLLDGGVSVDQVDAKQGDQYVAKIFGGNDSGAVASALADKGAGGGDLIKQLLPILAPIVLAYIGKQLSKGSAPAEQAGGGGGLGDILGSILGGAGGGGRGGGGGDNPLGSILGSVLGGGSGQNNPIGEILGGLLGGKK from the coding sequence ATGGCTGGTCTCGATGATCTGTACGCGCAAATCCCGGTGAGCGAGATTGCCAAGAAGGTCGGCGCCGACGAAGGCGAAGTGAACAACGCGATTCGGACTCTGGTCCCCGCGCTGGTCGGTGGATTGGCCGAGAACGTTCAGGCCAACCAGATCGACTCGAGTGACCTCGAATCCGCCGTTGCTCAGCAAGGCGCGAGCGGTTTGCTTGACGGCGGAGTCAGCGTCGACCAGGTCGACGCGAAGCAGGGCGACCAGTACGTCGCCAAGATCTTCGGCGGCAACGACAGCGGCGCCGTCGCCTCCGCGCTGGCCGACAAGGGCGCGGGCGGCGGCGACCTGATCAAGCAGCTGCTGCCGATCCTGGCGCCGATCGTGCTGGCCTACATCGGCAAGCAACTGTCCAAGGGCTCGGCGCCCGCCGAGCAGGCCGGCGGCGGTGGCGGGCTCGGCGACATCCTCGGCAGCATCCTCGGCGGCGCCGGTGGTGGCGGCCGGGGCGGCGGGGGCGGCGACAACCCGTTGGGCAGCATCCTGGGCAGCGTGCTGGGCGGCGGCAGTGGTCAGAACAACCCGATCGGCGAGATCCTCGGCGGCCTGCTCGGCGGCAAGAAGTAA
- a CDS encoding transglycosylase family protein produces MKIRKAVTKGLMAAVISGAMVIVGMALSTATANADSVNWDAIAECESGGNWNINTGNGHFGGLQFKQATWTANGGVGNPAHASRAEQIRVAENVLRTQGLKAWPKCGPRGAQPAIWRNPGTSMPSMPATTASSSMPASTATGCASMPSSGLFGFINPRQMCTALLNPMGTLATTR; encoded by the coding sequence ATGAAGATTCGTAAGGCTGTTACCAAAGGCCTGATGGCCGCCGTGATCTCCGGGGCGATGGTGATCGTCGGAATGGCACTGTCCACGGCTACCGCGAACGCGGACTCGGTGAACTGGGACGCCATCGCGGAGTGCGAGTCGGGCGGCAACTGGAACATCAACACCGGCAACGGCCACTTCGGCGGGCTGCAGTTCAAGCAGGCGACCTGGACAGCCAACGGTGGTGTCGGCAACCCCGCGCACGCCTCGCGCGCCGAGCAGATCCGCGTCGCCGAGAACGTCCTGCGCACCCAGGGCCTCAAGGCCTGGCCGAAGTGCGGCCCCCGTGGCGCCCAGCCGGCCATCTGGCGGAATCCGGGCACCTCGATGCCGTCTATGCCTGCTACAACCGCCTCATCCTCAATGCCCGCTTCGACCGCCACCGGTTGCGCTTCGATGCCCTCCAGCGGACTGTTCGGCTTCATCAACCCGCGTCAGATGTGTACCGCGCTGCTCAACCCGATGGGCACCCTGGCGACCACACGCTGA
- a CDS encoding alpha/beta fold hydrolase, which produces MGMTDPTPFDDLDAYLALPRVTGLAVSPDGTRVVVTRAELNDKRTEYISAVWEVDPAGVQPARRLTRGAKGESSPVFTAGGDVLFVAKRPTDGDDKTPASLWRLPAAGGEAFEALALPGGVESVRTASYADMAVVSGPMMPSAHSMDDDRRIWDLRKDNKITAILHTGYPIRYWDKDLGPGEPHLFGTDLDGGEPKDLSPSPGSALWNADFDVSPDGTFVVTSWQVPAPRASKRAVLVRIDTDSGERTVIADDPDADLWDPAIAPDGLSVAYIREAQSTPQRAPHFTLCCMRFGDSPVDVALGWDRWPTSVTWSRDGSALIVTADQDGRAPIFRIDPADGTVTQLTFDDHAYTDVAAAPGGVLYALRTSYAAPPHPVRIDRDGAVTELPCIDLPRLPGTLTDLEATSTDGTRVRSWLVLPDGDAPAPLLLWIHGGPLSSWNVWSWRWNPWLLAARGYAVLLPDPGLSTGYGQDFIQRGWGAWGGAPYDDLMAATDAACAHPRIDADRTAAMGGSFGGYMANWVAGHTDRFDAIVTHASLWALEQFGVTTDAAYYWVREMTPEMAAANSPHQHVGQIATPMLVIHGDKDYRVPIGEALRLWYQLLTESRLPADEDGNSPHQFLFFPSENHWVLSPQHAKVWYQVVIAFLSRHVLGEEIELPTTLG; this is translated from the coding sequence ATGGGCATGACCGACCCGACGCCGTTCGACGACCTCGATGCCTACCTCGCGCTGCCGCGCGTCACGGGCCTGGCGGTATCGCCCGACGGCACTCGCGTGGTGGTCACCCGCGCGGAGCTCAACGACAAGCGCACCGAGTACATCAGCGCGGTATGGGAAGTCGACCCCGCGGGCGTGCAGCCGGCGCGGCGGTTGACCCGGGGCGCCAAGGGCGAGTCGTCGCCGGTGTTCACCGCGGGCGGCGACGTGCTGTTCGTCGCGAAGCGGCCGACCGACGGCGACGACAAGACGCCCGCGTCGTTGTGGCGCCTGCCTGCGGCGGGCGGCGAGGCGTTCGAGGCGTTGGCGTTGCCCGGCGGAGTCGAGTCGGTGCGCACCGCGAGCTACGCCGACATGGCGGTCGTGAGCGGACCGATGATGCCATCGGCACACAGCATGGACGACGACCGCCGCATCTGGGATCTGCGCAAGGACAACAAGATCACCGCCATCCTGCATACCGGATATCCGATCCGCTACTGGGACAAGGATCTTGGGCCGGGCGAACCTCATCTGTTCGGCACCGACCTCGACGGTGGCGAGCCGAAGGACCTGAGCCCGTCTCCCGGAAGTGCGTTGTGGAACGCCGATTTCGACGTCAGCCCCGACGGAACCTTCGTGGTCACCAGCTGGCAGGTGCCCGCGCCGCGCGCCTCGAAGCGCGCTGTCCTGGTACGCATCGACACCGACAGCGGTGAGCGGACTGTGATCGCCGACGATCCCGACGCCGATCTGTGGGATCCGGCGATCGCGCCGGACGGACTGTCCGTCGCATACATCCGTGAGGCGCAGTCGACGCCGCAGAGGGCGCCCCATTTCACGTTGTGCTGCATGCGTTTCGGCGATAGTCCGGTCGACGTGGCGCTCGGCTGGGATCGCTGGCCGACGTCGGTGACGTGGTCGCGCGACGGGTCCGCGTTGATCGTCACCGCCGACCAGGACGGCCGGGCTCCCATCTTCCGCATCGACCCCGCCGACGGCACCGTCACGCAACTGACGTTCGACGACCACGCCTACACCGACGTCGCCGCCGCGCCCGGCGGCGTGCTCTACGCATTGCGCACCTCCTACGCCGCGCCGCCACATCCGGTGCGCATCGATCGCGACGGCGCCGTCACGGAGTTGCCCTGCATCGATTTACCTCGCCTTCCTGGCACGCTGACCGACCTCGAGGCGACCTCAACCGACGGCACGCGCGTGCGTTCATGGCTGGTGTTGCCGGATGGTGATGCGCCCGCCCCGCTGCTGTTGTGGATTCACGGCGGCCCGCTCTCCAGCTGGAATGTCTGGTCGTGGCGATGGAATCCGTGGTTGTTGGCCGCGCGGGGCTATGCGGTGCTGCTCCCCGATCCCGGGTTGTCCACCGGATACGGGCAGGACTTCATCCAGCGGGGATGGGGCGCCTGGGGCGGCGCGCCGTACGACGATCTGATGGCCGCGACGGACGCTGCGTGCGCGCATCCCCGCATCGACGCCGACCGGACCGCGGCGATGGGCGGATCCTTCGGCGGCTACATGGCCAATTGGGTTGCCGGACACACCGATCGATTCGACGCGATCGTCACCCATGCGAGCCTGTGGGCCCTCGAGCAGTTCGGCGTCACCACCGACGCGGCGTACTACTGGGTCCGCGAGATGACACCGGAGATGGCCGCGGCGAACTCACCGCACCAGCACGTCGGCCAGATCGCCACCCCGATGCTCGTCATCCACGGGGACAAGGACTATCGCGTGCCGATCGGCGAGGCGCTGCGCCTCTGGTACCAGCTGCTGACGGAATCGCGCCTGCCTGCCGACGAGGACGGCAACAGTCCGCACCAGTTCCTGTTCTTCCCGTCGGAGAATCACTGGGTGCTCAGCCCTCAGCACGCCAAGGTCTGGTACCAGGTGGTCATCGCGTTCCTGAGCCGTCACGTCCTCGGTGAGGAGATCGAGCTGCCGACGACGCTCGGGTAG
- a CDS encoding DUF4233 domain-containing protein, which translates to MTEQPQAPPDPWKSFRGVMAGTLILEAIVVLLALPVVARIGGGLTAASGGYVIGLAVILVLFAGIQGRPWAIWANLALQLVVIAGVVVHGAIGFIGLVFLGVWLLIAYLRFEVLRRQKRGLLPGQQQPPD; encoded by the coding sequence ATGACCGAGCAGCCGCAGGCCCCGCCCGACCCGTGGAAGAGCTTCCGCGGGGTGATGGCAGGCACGCTCATCCTGGAGGCGATCGTCGTGCTGCTCGCGCTGCCGGTGGTGGCGCGGATCGGCGGGGGACTGACGGCGGCCAGCGGCGGATACGTCATCGGGCTCGCCGTCATCCTGGTGCTGTTCGCGGGCATCCAGGGCCGGCCGTGGGCCATCTGGGCGAACCTAGCGCTGCAGCTGGTGGTGATCGCCGGCGTCGTCGTGCACGGCGCGATCGGGTTCATCGGCCTGGTCTTCCTCGGTGTCTGGCTGCTGATCGCCTACCTGCGTTTCGAGGTGCTGCGCCGGCAGAAGCGTGGACTGTTGCCCGGCCAGCAACAACCCCCCGACTAG
- a CDS encoding transglycosylase family protein: MKNIRKTLGLATFAGTLAIAPLAMAGTASADSVNWDAVAACESGGNWSINTGNGYYGGLQFTMGTWHANGGSGSPHTASREEQIRVAENVLKTQGIGAWPSCGRRG, translated from the coding sequence TTGAAGAACATCCGCAAGACGCTTGGTCTGGCAACCTTCGCAGGCACGCTCGCCATCGCTCCGCTGGCGATGGCCGGCACCGCTAGCGCGGACAGCGTGAACTGGGATGCCGTCGCGGCCTGCGAGTCCGGCGGCAACTGGTCCATCAACACCGGCAACGGCTACTACGGCGGCCTGCAGTTCACCATGGGCACCTGGCACGCCAACGGTGGCAGCGGCTCGCCGCATACCGCGAGCCGCGAGGAGCAGATCCGCGTTGCGGAGAACGTTCTGAAGACGCAGGGGATCGGCGCATGGCCGTCCTGCGGTCGTCGTGGCTAG
- the folC gene encoding bifunctional tetrahydrofolate synthase/dihydrofolate synthase yields the protein MTEPVPTPDEIASLLQVEHLLDQRWPETKLEPSTTRIAALMELLGSPQRGYPSIHIAGTNGKTSVARMVDALLTAFSRRTGRTTSPHLQSAVERISIDGQPISPAKYVETYREIEPFVQLVDQQSEATGGPAMSKFEVVTAMAFAAFADAPVDVAVVEVGLGGRWDATNVVDAPVAVITPVGVDHADYLGDTVADIAGEKAGVIKKQEESLVPTETVAVIARQLPEAMEVLLAQAVRADAAVAREDSEFAVLGRQIAVGGQLLELQGLGGRYSDIYLPLHGEHQAHNAVVALAAVEAFFGAGAQRQLDIETVRAGFASVTSPGRLERLRSAPTVFVDAAHNPAGAVALAQALQEEFDFRFLVGVISVMADKDVDGILDALEPVFDQIVVTHNGSPRAMEVDALAMRAEERFGPERVITAATLPDAIETATALVEEAGAEGDGFGGVGMVITGSVVTAGAARTLFGKEPE from the coding sequence ATGACCGAGCCCGTCCCCACCCCGGACGAGATCGCATCGTTGTTGCAGGTCGAGCATCTGCTCGATCAGCGTTGGCCGGAAACCAAGCTCGAACCGAGCACGACCCGCATCGCCGCGTTGATGGAGCTGCTCGGGTCGCCGCAGCGCGGTTACCCGTCCATTCACATCGCGGGGACGAACGGCAAGACCTCGGTGGCCCGGATGGTCGATGCGCTGCTGACCGCGTTCAGCCGCCGCACCGGCCGCACGACCAGCCCGCACCTGCAGTCGGCGGTCGAACGCATCTCGATCGACGGACAGCCGATCAGCCCGGCGAAGTACGTCGAGACCTACCGCGAGATCGAACCGTTCGTGCAACTGGTCGACCAGCAGTCCGAGGCGACCGGCGGTCCCGCGATGAGCAAGTTCGAGGTCGTCACCGCCATGGCGTTCGCGGCGTTCGCCGATGCGCCGGTGGATGTGGCCGTTGTCGAGGTCGGGCTCGGCGGACGATGGGACGCCACCAACGTCGTCGACGCTCCGGTCGCGGTCATCACGCCGGTCGGGGTGGACCACGCCGACTATCTGGGTGACACGGTCGCCGACATCGCAGGGGAGAAGGCCGGGGTCATCAAGAAGCAGGAGGAGTCGCTGGTCCCCACCGAGACCGTCGCGGTGATCGCCCGGCAGTTGCCGGAGGCGATGGAAGTGCTTCTGGCGCAAGCGGTCCGCGCCGACGCCGCGGTGGCCCGTGAGGACTCGGAGTTCGCCGTGCTAGGCAGGCAGATCGCGGTCGGCGGACAGCTTCTCGAGCTGCAGGGTCTCGGTGGGCGTTACAGCGACATCTACTTGCCCCTGCACGGGGAGCATCAGGCGCACAACGCCGTCGTCGCGCTGGCCGCCGTCGAGGCGTTCTTCGGGGCGGGTGCGCAACGGCAGCTGGACATCGAGACGGTACGTGCGGGCTTCGCATCGGTCACCAGTCCCGGACGACTTGAGCGGTTGCGCAGTGCCCCAACCGTTTTCGTCGACGCCGCGCACAACCCGGCCGGCGCCGTCGCGCTTGCGCAAGCGCTGCAGGAGGAATTCGACTTCCGGTTCCTCGTCGGTGTCATCTCGGTGATGGCCGACAAGGACGTCGACGGGATCCTCGATGCTCTGGAGCCTGTGTTCGACCAGATCGTCGTGACCCACAACGGTTCCCCTCGGGCAATGGAAGTCGACGCGCTGGCGATGCGCGCCGAGGAGCGGTTCGGCCCGGAACGCGTGATCACCGCCGCGACGCTGCCCGATGCGATCGAGACCGCGACCGCGCTGGTCGAAGAGGCCGGCGCCGAGGGCGACGGCTTCGGTGGAGTGGGCATGGTGATCACCGGTTCGGTCGTCACGGCGGGCGCGGCGCGGACGCTATTCGGCAAGGAGCCGGAATGA
- a CDS encoding saccharopine dehydrogenase family protein has translation MSGQREFDIVLYGATGFVGKLTAEYLAKAGGDARIALAGRSHDKVLAVRESLGEKAQSWPIIAADASQPSTLDAMAARAQVVVTTVGPYARYGLPLVAACAAAGTDYADLTGETLFIRDSIDQYHKQAADTGARIVHSCGFDSIPSDLSVFALYRRIQEDQAGELTDANLVVREMVGGVSGGTVASMIDVFSTVSSDPEARRAMNDPYTLSPDRAAEPELGGQPDIRWRRGSEVDDALDGYWLAPFVMAGPNSRIVRRSNALLGYAYGRKLEYGELMSMGRSVAAPVVAALATAGNVAAMELGSRYFRRIPRSLIDRIAPKPGTGPSERVRENGRYTVETYTTTTTGAHYRARFSQRGDYGYKATSVLLGECGLALAFDRDRLSDLRGVLTPAAAMGDALLARFPAAEVLLETTRLK, from the coding sequence ATGAGCGGCCAACGTGAGTTCGACATCGTCCTGTACGGCGCGACCGGCTTCGTCGGAAAGCTGACCGCCGAATACCTGGCCAAAGCCGGTGGTGACGCGCGCATCGCACTGGCGGGCCGGTCGCACGACAAGGTGCTGGCGGTACGGGAATCGTTGGGGGAGAAGGCGCAGTCCTGGCCGATCATTGCTGCGGATGCGTCGCAGCCGTCGACGCTGGACGCGATGGCGGCCAGGGCCCAGGTGGTGGTGACCACCGTCGGGCCGTACGCCCGCTACGGGCTACCGCTGGTGGCGGCGTGTGCGGCCGCGGGGACCGACTACGCGGACCTGACGGGCGAGACGTTGTTCATCCGCGACAGCATCGACCAGTACCACAAGCAGGCCGCAGATACCGGTGCGCGCATCGTGCACTCGTGTGGATTCGATTCGATCCCTTCGGATCTCAGCGTGTTCGCGCTGTATCGGCGTATCCAGGAGGACCAGGCGGGCGAGCTGACCGATGCCAACCTGGTCGTGCGGGAGATGGTCGGCGGGGTGTCGGGAGGCACCGTCGCGTCGATGATCGACGTGTTCAGCACGGTCTCGAGTGACCCCGAGGCGCGACGGGCGATGAACGATCCCTACACCCTTTCGCCCGACCGCGCAGCCGAGCCCGAACTCGGTGGGCAGCCCGACATTCGGTGGCGGCGCGGCAGCGAGGTCGACGACGCGCTCGACGGATACTGGCTGGCGCCGTTCGTGATGGCCGGGCCGAACTCCCGAATCGTCAGGCGCAGCAACGCTTTACTGGGATACGCCTACGGCAGGAAGCTCGAGTACGGCGAGCTGATGAGCATGGGCCGCTCCGTGGCGGCACCGGTCGTCGCGGCACTGGCCACCGCCGGCAACGTCGCGGCGATGGAGTTGGGCAGCCGCTACTTTCGCCGCATCCCGCGCAGCCTCATCGACCGAATCGCACCGAAACCGGGCACCGGCCCCAGCGAGAGGGTGCGCGAGAACGGGCGCTACACGGTCGAGACCTACACCACCACGACGACGGGCGCCCACTACCGGGCGCGGTTCTCACAGCGTGGCGACTACGGATACAAGGCGACGTCGGTACTGCTGGGCGAATGCGGTCTGGCGCTCGCGTTCGACCGCGACCGGCTCTCGGATCTGCGTGGCGTCCTGACACCCGCGGCGGCGATGGGCGATGCGTTGCTGGCTCGCTTCCCCGCTGCGGAAGTGTTGCTGGAGACGACGCGCCTGAAATGA
- the ndk gene encoding nucleoside-diphosphate kinase: protein MTEPTERTLVLIKPDGVKRRLVGEILSRIERKGLTIAALELKDVSDELARKHYAEHDGKPFFGSLLEFITSGPVVAAIVEGPRAIAAFRQIAGGTDPVEKAVPGTIRGDLALITQDNLVHGSDSPESAAREIELWFPGA, encoded by the coding sequence GTGACTGAGCCGACTGAGCGCACCCTCGTGTTGATCAAGCCCGACGGCGTCAAGCGGCGCCTGGTCGGCGAAATTCTCAGCCGAATCGAGCGGAAGGGCCTCACCATCGCGGCCCTGGAGTTGAAGGACGTCAGCGACGAGCTGGCCCGCAAGCACTACGCCGAACACGACGGCAAGCCGTTCTTCGGCTCGCTGCTGGAGTTCATCACCTCCGGGCCGGTCGTCGCGGCCATCGTGGAGGGCCCGCGGGCTATCGCCGCGTTTCGCCAGATCGCGGGGGGAACCGACCCCGTCGAGAAGGCGGTGCCGGGCACGATTCGCGGCGATCTCGCGCTGATCACCCAGGACAACCTGGTGCATGGGTCGGATTCTCCGGAGTCCGCCGCGCGTGAAATCGAGCTCTGGTTCCCCGGCGCTTAG